Sequence from the Penaeus vannamei isolate JL-2024 chromosome 16, ASM4276789v1, whole genome shotgun sequence genome:
tatatgtgtgtgtgtgtgtgtgtgtgtgtgtgtgtgtgtgtgtgtgtgtgtgtgtgtgtgtgtgtgtttatatatatatatagacacacacacacacacacacacacacacacacacacacacacacacacacacacacacacacacacacacacacttacacatacacctaAACATGTATGCGGAGTTGTCTATTCCACAGGCAAACATATTTGTCAAtagacttttttttcccccttttttcagcTGTGTCTTTAGATTTTGTAGCAGTGTTACTTTGATAAATTTGTTAACAGATTTTTGTTTGGTTATTAAACATGTTTATTTTCTGCATTTCACTAATTAGTCCTACTTGAAATACGTCTGATTTTATAATATGAACAGATTAAAGTGCCTTTGGAAAGCACCGCAAAGGAAGGATTCATCGTGCTTAAGCAAGTTAGTCTTCTGTATTATCCAAagtctcattatcataatgatcattgccAATCTTTCCTTAATGACATAGGGAAGGTGGTATCAGGTTCTTCGTTGCAGAATATAGAGACAACAAATGTGGCTTTGATTTTGCCTTAAACCCTGACCCCTGAAGCAGCTTTTGAATTAGTTTTGAAAGGTTTATTTATGTACAATAACAAGAATTCCATTATGTAAAGAGTTAGTATTCTGGCATAGCGAGTTTGTTAAAAGTTGCATGTAATTAATATAGCATTAATATGTAGAGGATCATTTTGTAAGTCACGATTGGTTTAATGAATTGCAGTGGATGAATTTGACCTTTGTGGCAAAAAATGGATATGAGAATCACTTCCATGGTTAACAGAAGTTCAATATAAATTATTGCAAAAGACAAACTACTATTTCAAGATAGCATtacattcttatttatttatatatatatatatatatatatatatatatatatatatatatatatatatatatatacatatatacatacagatatgcatgtttacatatatgtatatatatacacatatatatatatatatatatatatatatatatatatatatatatttatatattatatatatttgtatatatgtatgcgtatgtatatatatatatatatatatatatatatatatatatatatatatatatatacatacatacatacatatatatatatatattatatatatatatatatatatatacatatacatatatacatatatacatatatatatatatatatatatataaacatatatgtatatatatatacatatatatatacatatatatatatacatatagatatagatatatacatatatataaatatatatatatatatatatatatatatatatatatatatatatatgtatgtgtgtgtgtgtgtgtgtgtgtggaaaggtatgaatgagaacgaatatcttcacaatacaagagatgtatttgaccggtttcgattatatcttcgtcagaaatacatgtatttctgacgaagatataatcgaaaccggtcaaatacatctcttgtattgtgaagatattcgttctcattcatacctttccacatttgtccacatgaatacggttcatatatatatatatatatatatatatatatatatatatatatatatatatatgtatatatatatatatatatatatatatatatatatatatatatatatatatatattatatgtatatatatatatatattatatgtatatatatatgtatatatatatatatatatatatatatatatatgtatatatacttacatgtgtgtatatatgtatgatatatattattacccTTGTCCTCACGAGGCGAAAGTAAAAGGCTTGTATGACCAAGGAATTATCTTGACTGCTTTTGCGACTGAAAACGGAACTAAGACATGAAAGAAAACGACAAGCAACATTTGTAATAAGGGCATATATTTCGATCTTACTGTACACATCAGCTCTCAAACACACGACattttaaaacaaaaatataaattaaatacacaaaaacagaaaaatgcaAACAAACCCATTCAAAAATCAACAAAAGTAAGATCGACTCTTATACTAAGCCTAATAAACCATTTTAAATAATTCAACGAAGGAAGCAGATAAACAGAATCCTTCACTGACAAGACGTAGAACATAAAGAACAAAATTTAGATGTGAAAACGCAGGGAACTCTGACGTAGAATAAAGGTGAAAGGTCAGGTTATCGTGATAAGATGGAGATTTGAGATAAAAGACTAGGTAACAGCAAGAAGATGGAGAGTtgagattttaaaaaaaataggTTACAGAAATAAGGAGAGTTAAGATAAAAAGATTAGGTTATACGAATAAGATGGAGACGAGATAAAAGATTAGGTTACAGAAattagatggagagataaaagaTTGGGTTATACGAATAATATGGAGTATTGAGATAGGAGATTAGGTAAGAGaaatgagatggagaagaaagatgaaagatacGATCATGCAAATAAGATGCAGAGGTAGAAGGCGCAGAAATGATTAGAACTGAGGCTAAAGATAACATGGAAGGAGTGAGATGGAGACGACGAATCAGAGACAGGTGAAGAGGAGCAACTGGGAGGCGGCGACGGTGTCCGCAGCCCGCACCTCGCACTCGTAAGTCCCGCAATCCTTCGGTCTGAAATCCTTAATAACCAGGGAGTAGGAGTCCTTCAGGCGCTTCAGGGAGAGGCGGGAATCCTCTAGCATCAAGGTGGAGTCCTCGGCGACGATCTGCTCCTCGGGACGACCCTTCAGGAACGACTTCTTCTTCCACATCATTTtctgaaggagggaaaaagagtaaAATTTCTTGGCTGGTTTATGATTAGCATTTCTGTGAAGGACGAAGATTCGGTGCAGTTctagtatttgtatatttatgtgtctagCACATTTAATTGTTTTAAGTATTTTGCATTTCCTGTTGAAAGATTCACTGTGTGACGGAGTATTTGCtaaactctcattttctctccctcaccccaccccccatctctctctctctctctctctctctctctctctctctctctctctctctctctctctctctctctctctctctctctctctctctctctctctctcttctatccctctctcccttcctgtctctctctcctcctttctccccctccttttctcggGCAAAAAGTACAACAGAAATACAGCTATGACACATGTATTCTAATCCTTAAAATCATACAAGGCATTTACCctaattggctattacctatataGACAACAGTGACACAACGGATGTCCATACAAGGGAAATAACTGCTTATATATCAAAAGAtcgaatacagaaaccggggcaaaaatatgcaaatccgaggactggtgatttGGAACCAATTATccgaaaatattaaaaatatatcctACCAACAGACATTTAAAGCAAAACTGAAAGAACATTTACTGAAACATCAATGACATTAGGTGCTTAAACATCAAACCGAGTGCGACATTTCAATCACTTATGATATTAGTGTTCTGCATAATCTTGTTTCACAAGCATTGTATGATAGCTATGTTCATAGCATCTTATTACGAAGTGTTAACACCAAATATGTGaatagaatacccattgtaatctctctctctctctctctctctctctctccctccttctctctctctctctctctctctctctctctctctctctctctctctctcctctctctctctcactctctcactctctctctctctctctctctctctctctctctctctctctctctctctctctctctctctctctatctatctatctatctatctctcctcttctcttctctatctctccctctctctcattttctcacactGTAGCACATTTTTTTCAATACATATCCACAAACCGGTACTACTAAATACCTATTCATGCTGGAAAATACCCACTGTATATAGGGATATCACAtgtgtttacattttttccccAATTGATCTACATTTTTAGATCCTAAAACTGTCCACACATGCATGTAAAATGTGCAATCCTCCAAAGAAATTATAGGAGGATATAGCGTCCTTCTTTTCCGAGTGTCCAGATCTTGCGAAAGAGAACACGTTTTCTACACGCATTCCTGAAACAGAACAACGTTTTAGTTTCTAAACGTTTCGCCGCCGTAGACGACACGATCCGCTCTTCGCTGtaatttcttttccactttcctttccGCTGTTCCCATCTAAGCCTCGAGCTCGAAGATCGCATAtggcggctgtgtgtgtgtgtgtgtgtgtgtgtgtgtgtgtgtgtgtgtgtgtgtgtgtgtgtgtgtgtgtgtgtgtgtgtgtgtgtgtgtgtgtgtgtgtgtgtgtttgtgtgtgtgtgtgcgtgcgtgtgagttgtacgtgtgtgtgtgtgtgtgtgtgtgttatgatgtgtgtgtgtgggtgtgtgtgtgtgttgatgagtgtgtgtgttgatgggtgtgtgtgtgttatgatgtgtgtgtgtgtgtgtgcgtgcgtgtgcgtgtacgtgtgtgtgtttgtgtgtgggtgttgtgtgtgtgtgtgtgtgtgtgtgtgtgtttgtgtgtgtgtgtgcgtgcgtgtgtgtgtgtgagtgtgcgtgtgcgtgtgcgtgtgcgtgtgcgtgtgcgtgtgcgtgtgtgtgtgtgtgtgtgtgtgtgtgtgtgtgtgtgtattgaacttTCGTTTGACCATATGTGactttattgtaaaaaaaatatttcctgaTTCCTTCGCTGACAGACAAGACAAGTGATTTACCTTCTGTTATTTCGTTTGAAATCGTGATTCAGAAGCCAATCAATCTCTATTTTCAATCAAGATTTCTGTAGATTTTATGCGTAAGGCTAACTGAAATGTAAAGCCACTTTCCtccgttctctcctttcttcttcttctttcctttgtatGTAACCGCAAAACAGACTGTACGTTCATACACATCCAAAATCAAAGCAAACACCTGCGTACTATATCAAAAGTTTTTCCCTTATCCGTAACAAGGAGCGTTATAAGCACCGTAAAAAAAGagtgaaatccccccccccccccatagggcGAAGAGGCCAAGATCAGGTAGAATGGATGAGGCTAATGGATTGCTCAAGATCTTACGGGTGTCATTTAACAGATAATTTTGTAATGGATTTGAAATGACTGCGGACCGAGCCAGCGTTTTGGTGATGAAGAAATCGTGTTTAGGCGCCGAAAAAAACAGCTGCTTTCTTGAATTTGTTGTCtgggattgttattattttaatgaaatgtaaataaaaagagtaaatggGAATTATATAAAGATGCGTATCTATTATACAGGtcgcaaatgtatatatttatatatatatatatatatatatatatatatatatatatatatatatatatatatatatatatatatattaatatatatatatatatatatacatatatacatatatatatatatatatatatatatatatatatatatatatatatatatatatatatatatatatatacgtatatatatacttatatacttacgaATTTTACtaccatttattttttctctcgtttattgTGACAGACCTCGTTCCAactacccccgccctcccccccaagCGCCATTAAGGCCTCCTTTTCGCTCTCACTTTCCTGGGCCTACGACAGAGCGTGTGAACCCTGTGACCCTGGTTGACCCCGTGGCATCGGGAAACGACGTgattctatgtctgtctctctctctcgtgattacTCAATTcagctttctttctctgttgagCCTaactttccctttctgtttctgtaatactttctctctacccctctctctcattctctttcttttctctttctctctctctctctctctctctctctcactctctctctctctctctctctctctctctcttctctctctctctctctctctctctctctctctctctctctctctctctctcatctctctctctctctatctatctatctctcatccgccccccctctctctctatctctcttctctctctccctctctctctctctctctccctcactctccctctctctctctctccctctctctctctctctctctctctctctctctctctctctcaatatatatatatatatatatatatatatatatatatatatatatatatatcccccctctccccttatcgttttttcatatatattttcactttttctatcttagttcatttatatttcttttcgatTCATAAATCTAAGGACCGAAGCAAAgcaactcacacacgcacacacacttcggCCAGactcataaaaaaaggaaatctttATCAACAACCTTCAAAAAACAATtgactccccccgcccccttcccccctgccccctgccccttgaCTCCCAAGTGATTAAAACAGGCAGAGACTCGATCGCGGAGCCAACAAGTCCAGCAGATCATAAACCGGGCTCTGCGGCTTTAGAAACTCTGCAATTTGGAACAGTGCAGGTGTCGGCCCCAGGAAAGCCGTCTCGGTAATTGCTCGAAAACGCTAGGAATTTGCAACGAGGAAATTATGCATGTAAACAACGGGCCAGAGTAAGAGCTGCCGGTTCTAATGCGTTTAACTTTATGATGTGTAGGTGTACcaactctgtgtctgtctctttctctctctctatttctctctctctctctctctctctctctctctctctctctctctctctctctctctctctctctctctctctctctctctctctctcttctctttctctctttcctctttctctttcctccttccctctttctctctctccctctttcctctttccctcttctctcttcctcttttcctctcttcctctcttcctctcttcctctccctctctccctctctcctctcccctctccctctccccctctccccctttcccgctctccctatctccctctctctctatctccctctctctctatctccctctctctctatctccctctctctctatctccctccctctctctatctccctctctctctatctccctttctccctctctctctatctccctttctccctctctctctatctccctttctccctctctctctatctccctttctccctatctccctatctccctatctccctctctctccttctccccctttccttctctccctcccccctcatgagCAATGTTctattttctaccatagtatcaacttacatacatgatacatacatatatcaatacctatacccatttctatatttatgtatgtgagtctatctacacacacacacacacaagaaagaaagaaaaaaaatattatatatatatatattcatatatatatatatatatatatatatatatatatatatatatatatatatatacacacacacacacacacacatatacatatatacatacatacatttttaggGCAGAGACACATAGAAATGAACACGTCCTCAGAAGTATTCATGTGAACGTAAGGAAAGTAAAGAATGTACACctacacatagccacacacgcacgcgcatgtgtatccatacatataaggGTACATTTAACTGCATACATAAACATTACAGACGAAGCTTCCTGCTTTGAAAGATCCGCAAATGGAGACGCAGTACTGAGAAGCATGATTTTAAGATTGTCTTCTTTTGTACTTTCTCCTTAatctaacaaaaaataattagtgacaaacaaataaattttaCCGCCGTAGTCACCCAGCAGACATATTGTTTACTTCGGTTACTTTCTCTGCGACTCTTCCACGACGAACAGGTGACGGagtacaacaaaaacagtaacgtgTGAAAAAATGAagcccagtaaaaaaaaaaaaaaaaaaagtaaacggacacttttttttcctctattcttattttgttcttattgCGCCTGCTTCTTTTACATTAGGAAAACGTGAAAACATTAACTAATATACACATGCTTTTAGGCCTACATACCgacataaagtttatatataagaACCATGACTACATACGGGGGAAGGAATACAAAAGGAAGGAATTATAAGTTGACGCaatgaggaatgaaaaagaaagagaaagcacaaCTGCAACCGTGTATGAAAAATACATGAAACTGATACCATGTATTCTTCTGTTCTCCTCTTACTGGGATGTTAGGCTGAGGTTTCTAACGGGGCTCCCACTTCAACATATATCCTTTAATTCTATGCCCTTACTATGGCTGTATTTCAACTGACTTTGGATCATATCATAAAGGAAATCTTTACTATGAATTTTGAATCCCTGCCTCCCATTGTGGAAAACCAGCAAAATTCCAGCAGAACACCCACCTCGCCAAACCTTCAACCTTTCCCCTTCCTGCGAAAAATATTCCAACTGCCACCTTAACCAACCAAAAATCAACGCCCTCTTTTGGCCCTCCGCCTGTCTGATATCCTTATCCCCACCGCCGTGCCACCGCAGCATCGTGGTCGAGTGACATTACAGCTGCAAGTGGATCAGGAGTGTCATATGACTCGGGGGATGTTGCTCAAGCAGGGTCGTCGGGTGAATTCCCGGGGCATGAGTTTGCTTGCGCGGGATTGTCATGTCCCTGTTCTTGAGATTGCTTGCGCGTGTGAGGTTGTGCTGGCATACATGCAAATGAATGCAcgcgaagagaaagaagtgaggggggggggtaaaagcagggagagagaacagagaataaagagagagagagagggggggggtgtactgAGGAAGGTGTACAGGAGGAGAGATATAGGaaaatgtacagagagagagagaaagagacagaagcagagagagctGGAAAAGTATAGAGAGAAAGTCAGctggacagagagagatggataaaggtaaacaagagagaaaatagagcagaaaaagttttttttttatttactttgaaaAAAGTATCTTGAAAGTTAATTCAtgtagaaatagaaagacaaaatacGAAATACccataaataaatacagacacattcaGAGAATAATAGTGacagaaatcataatgataatggggcGATAAATAACTAATATAAAACAATAGCTATAggcaaagaacaataacaaaaatagcagtaCTACCAGTAACAGTGAGAGAATAATTGGCATAACAATGAAGTGagcaatgaaattaataacaattatgacaatggtgATTATGTTATCACTAATAGTCAAAATGATAACCATGGACAACAGCAAAAGCTAAAATGatctgatgctaataataacaaaacagaaactCAATAATCATGTAGTAACAAAGACTATAGTAGAGAAAATACGTAGACAACATGTAGAGATAgactgaaaagaagagaaacagtaataaaaacagcaGCACTGGCACTAATAAGAGAAACAACACCAAAGGCGCCGGCAACGCTAAAGGCCGAATCGGTTTCCCTCACCATGGAGGCGTCGGCGCTGGCGTCGTGGTGGATCTCGCACGTGAGCTCGACTTTCCCGTAGAGCTTCGGGCAGCCGGACGTCCGAGCGCTGACGTTGAGGGCCTGCACGCCGTGCTTCAGCGAGGCCGAGAGCGTCGCGGGcgcggtgtgggtgtgggcgccCTCGAGGTCATGGGGCACCTCGCCAACCTCCCCGACCGACACGATCTTTGGGCCTTCAGATTCTAGGAGCGCTTCGGTGGGCAAGGCGAGACTGTCCTCAGCCGTCGCGTTGGTCGCGAGGGAGATGCTGGAGATGTTGAAAGAGCTGGATACGCTCGACGTGAGACTCTTGATTGACTTCGTGAAGAACCCCCCCTCTACGCTGTTGCTGGGGGTTACAGCCCTCGGCCGGGTCGGAGGGGAGGCTGCCTCTGCGCCCTTCAGTCGCCATGCGCCGCCGCCCTTCTCGCTCGCCAGGCCCAGCCAGAAGGGACTCGCCTGAGAGGACGTCTCCGGCCTGGTGCCCTTGTCGGCCGCGGCGTttctgaggagagagaggaactcCTCGTCGAAGTGCAGGGTCTTCCTCGTCGGGGGCGGCTTGGTGGCCTTAGGAGCCGCCCGCGAGGCGTCTTTATCCCCGTCCATGTCGACCATTACGGGCACGGGCGTCTTGGTCTTGCCTTGGCCAGCCGGCCGCTCggccccctcctcgctctcccccgcGACCTCTGGGGAAACGACCTTGACCGGCTTGAGGATAAAGGCGTCCGAAGAAGACTCGTAGAATTGGGGCGGCTGCGGGCGTAGGAAGGAGCTGATTCTCGGGTTCCTTTCCTCAATGAGCGTGAATTCGTTTTGAGGTTCTTCCGTCGAGTCGAgcagaaaaggaaaatacaaagagGGTTTGAAGTCGGCATCGGCGGCGCCCAGATAAGGCGCGAGAGGCGACAGCGGTTCCTTGGTGTTCCCGAGGGCTCTCCCGCCGACGCCAGGCTGTGCCTTCGGTCCCCGCGCCTCCTTCGAAGTAAGGAAGAAGAGCTGCCCCAGAGGCTCGGctctggcgggggagggggtgagcggcGCCTCGTCCTCGGTCTCCAGAGAGAAACTCGACGCCTCGAAGGACACGAGACTTCCATCCTGGCTGAGGTCCTCCTGAAGAGAATCCCTCGGCGGAAAGAGCGACGGCTCGAACGAGCTCGGGACGTCATCGATGGTGAAGCGGATCGTGGTGGGCGCGGACAGCGCCGGCAGGGGCGTGGCGTCCAACAAGGCTGTGAAGGGATTTGACACGTCAGGGGGCGAGGCAGTGAACcgcggaggagggggcggaggcgcCAGGCCCGTCAGCCCTGCGTGGCTCAATAACGGTGGGCGGCGAGAAGCTACGGCGGAAGTAGAAGGCGGGGGCGGAGGAGGCGGACGGAGGAGGGCGCGCGGCTCGGGCGGAGGCTGCAGCGAACTCAGAAGCGAGAACTGGCCCTGGCCGGCGGCGAGTCCGAGCGAAGCCAGGAAGGCCCACGCGAAACGGAACATCTGTCCTGCTTCGCCTGCGACTATGAGAGCAATAACCACTGCGTCAGCGACACGAACAGATGCGATCACGCACGCCCGTTGCGCGTAGTCTGAGGCTCCGATCGGCGTCGAGGAGCAGCGACAACACCAAGCGCACTCGTCTCCGGGAGCGGCCACGGACAACACTGAGAGGAGCGCGGCGACCGCGAGTCCCGCGTCAAGACTGCGGCGTCCGTCTTCGCCGCCGCTTCCGCCGCCGCGCCAGTGAAAGTGGCGGGCATCCGCGCCGCGACGCCCGCGCTGGAGATGACAAGGCTGCCGCCTCACGCCCACGCTGCCCGGGGCGGGATGCACGGGTGggaaatgcatttatatacatgtaaataaatatataaatgattgaacaaataaatgtataagtatacattacacacacacacacacacacacacacacacacacacacacacacacacacacacacacacacatatatatatatatatatatatatatatatatatatatatatatatatatatatatatatatatatatatgtgtgtgtgtgtatgtgtgtgtgtatatatatatatatatatatatatatatatatatatatatatatatatatatatatatatttatatataatgtatgtgtgtatgtatgtatgtgtgtgtgtgtgtacatatatgtgtgtatatatatatatatatatatatatatatatatatatatatatatatatatatatatgtatatatatatgtgtgtgtgtgtgtgtatatatatatatatatatatatatatatatatatatatatatatatatatatatata
This genomic interval carries:
- the LOC113828382 gene encoding uncharacterized protein, whose translation is MHFPPVHPAPGSVGVRRQPCHLQRGRRGADARHFHWRGGGSGGEDGRRSLDAGLAVAALLSVLSVAAPGDECAWCCRCSSTPIGASDYAQRACVIASVRVADAVVIALIVAGEAGQMFRFAWAFLASLGLAAGQGQFSLLSSLQPPPEPRALLRPPPPPPPSTSAVASRRPPLLSHAGLTGLAPPPPPPRFTASPPDVSNPFTALLDATPLPALSAPTTIRFTIDDVPSSFEPSLFPPRDSLQEDLSQDGSLVSFEASSFSLETEDEAPLTPSPARAEPLGQLFFLTSKEARGPKAQPGVGGRALGNTKEPLSPLAPYLGAADADFKPSLYFPFLLDSTEEPQNEFTLIEERNPRISSFLRPQPPQFYESSSDAFILKPVKVVSPEVAGESEEGAERPAGQGKTKTPVPVMVDMDGDKDASRAAPKATKPPPTRKTLHFDEEFLSLLRNAAADKGTRPETSSQASPFWLGLASEKGGGAWRLKGAEAASPPTRPRAVTPSNSVEGGFFTKSIKSLTSSVSSSFNISSISLATNATAEDSLALPTEALLESEGPKIVSVGEVGEVPHDLEGAHTHTAPATLSASLKHGVQALNVSARTSGCPKLYGKVELTCEIHHDASADASMKMMWKKKSFLKGRPEEQIVAEDSTLMLEDSRLSLKRLKDSYSLVIKDFRPKDCGTYECEVRAADTVAASQLLLFTCL